A genomic segment from Actinoplanes sichuanensis encodes:
- the guaB gene encoding IMP dehydrogenase has translation METDSARTVPLGLTFDDVLLQPGESDVVPSRVNTVTRLTRNVELTIPLLSAAMDTVTEARMAIAMAREGGIGVLHRNLSAEDQAAQVDLVKRSESGMITNPITCSPDDTLGQVDALCAKYRISGVPVVDGGGRLVGIVTNRDMRFVTDADTKVRDVMTKSPLITAPVGVSKSEALDLLRRHKVEKLPLVDEQGRLRGLITVKDFTKSEQYPDATKDEQGRLRVAAAVGVGDDSYKRARGLIDAGVDVIIVDTSHGHQRQVLDMIARLKKDTVTDIVGGNVATYAGAKAMVEAGADAVKVGVGPGAICTTRIVAGVGVPQITAIMEAARACKPAGVPVIGDGGIQYSGDIAKALVAGANAVMLGGLLAGSEESPGELIFVNGKQYKSYRGMGSLGAMQSRGQAKSYSKDRYFQHDVPEEKLVPEGVEGQVPYRGPLSRVVGQLVGGVRLAMGYAGAETIPDLQERGQLIRITAAGLKESHPHDIQMTVEAPNYHSR, from the coding sequence GTGGAAACTGACAGCGCTCGCACCGTTCCTCTCGGCCTCACGTTCGACGATGTGCTGTTGCAGCCAGGCGAATCGGACGTGGTGCCCAGCCGGGTGAACACGGTCACGCGCCTGACCCGTAACGTCGAGCTCACGATCCCGCTGCTGTCCGCGGCGATGGACACGGTGACCGAGGCACGCATGGCGATCGCCATGGCGCGCGAGGGCGGCATCGGCGTGCTGCACCGCAATCTCTCCGCGGAGGACCAGGCAGCCCAGGTCGACCTGGTCAAGCGGTCCGAGTCCGGCATGATCACCAACCCGATCACCTGCAGCCCGGACGACACCCTCGGCCAGGTCGATGCCCTGTGCGCGAAATACCGCATCTCCGGCGTCCCGGTCGTCGACGGCGGGGGCAGGCTCGTCGGCATAGTGACCAACCGTGACATGCGCTTCGTCACCGACGCGGACACCAAGGTCCGTGACGTGATGACCAAGTCGCCGCTGATCACCGCCCCGGTCGGGGTGAGCAAGTCCGAGGCGCTCGACCTGCTCCGCCGGCACAAGGTGGAGAAACTGCCGCTCGTCGACGAGCAGGGCCGGCTCCGTGGGCTGATCACCGTGAAGGACTTCACGAAGTCCGAGCAGTACCCGGACGCGACGAAGGACGAGCAGGGCCGCCTGCGGGTCGCCGCCGCGGTCGGGGTCGGCGACGACTCGTACAAGCGGGCCCGTGGCCTGATCGACGCCGGCGTCGACGTGATCATCGTGGACACCTCGCACGGTCACCAGCGCCAGGTGCTCGACATGATCGCCCGGCTGAAGAAGGACACCGTCACCGACATCGTCGGCGGCAACGTGGCCACCTACGCGGGCGCCAAGGCGATGGTCGAGGCCGGTGCCGACGCGGTGAAGGTCGGTGTCGGCCCGGGTGCGATCTGCACCACCCGGATCGTCGCGGGCGTCGGCGTGCCGCAGATCACCGCGATCATGGAGGCCGCCCGGGCGTGCAAGCCGGCCGGGGTCCCGGTGATCGGCGACGGCGGTATCCAGTACAGCGGTGACATCGCCAAGGCTCTGGTCGCCGGGGCCAACGCGGTGATGCTCGGTGGTCTGCTGGCCGGCTCGGAGGAGAGCCCCGGTGAGCTGATCTTCGTGAACGGCAAGCAGTACAAGTCGTACCGGGGGATGGGCTCGCTCGGCGCCATGCAGTCGCGGGGCCAGGCCAAGTCCTACTCGAAGGACCGCTACTTCCAGCACGACGTGCCGGAGGAGAAGCTGGTTCCGGAGGGTGTCGAGGGCCAGGTGCCCTACCGGGGTCCGCTCTCCCGGGTGGTCGGCCAGCTGGTCGGCGGGGTTCGGCTGGCGATGGGTTACGCCGGTGCCGAGACGATCCCCGACCTGCAGGAGCGCGGTCAGCTCATCCGGATCACGGCGGCCGGCCTCAAGGAGAGCCACCCGCACGACATCCAGATGACCGTCGAAGCCCCCAACTACCACTCGCGGTAA
- a CDS encoding DUF5319 domain-containing protein gives MQDEPIDPFNGDPTDPAAGLDDLNEDAESEPLTEDERQDVLEDLSDLEIYQALLSPTGIRGLVIECEDCHEPHYFDWDLLRGNLRHLLSSGRPRVHEPAYDPDPDHYVTWEYARGYADGVHDTLTEGSDDEN, from the coding sequence GTGCAAGATGAGCCGATCGACCCGTTCAACGGCGACCCGACCGACCCGGCCGCCGGTCTCGACGACCTCAACGAGGACGCCGAGTCCGAACCGCTGACCGAGGACGAGCGGCAGGACGTCCTGGAGGACCTCTCCGACCTGGAGATCTACCAGGCGCTGCTCAGTCCGACGGGCATCCGCGGGCTGGTGATCGAGTGCGAGGACTGCCACGAGCCGCACTACTTCGACTGGGATCTGTTGCGCGGCAACCTGCGTCACCTGCTGAGTAGCGGGCGGCCGCGGGTGCACGAGCCCGCCTACGACCCCGACCCGGACCACTACGTCACGTGGGAGTATGCGCGGGGTTACGCGGACGGCGTCCACGACACCCTCACTGAGGGTAGTGACGACGAGAATTAG
- a CDS encoding response regulator transcription factor: MRTVLVCVRTPLAAQTVASTAARLGMTGVVRTAVSETEAMIRLAERPAEVVLADTAVTRPDSVGFTRRVLARAPQAQVVLFGAEDPRVAAAAVAAGARGVIRGVEHDLVSVVAKALLLLLLPVRPQGMPINGANAQPATVAGGVRNNNSPAARGQYQQGGIGVHNAAAVPAMLGPNAPMVPAQRGDAPIDPATGRPMVAWPGNEAGVGMTDAQPAGRRLTLTERELQVLRGMADGKSNAEIGRELFVSEDTVKTHARRLFRKLGARDRAHAVAAGFRAGLVA, translated from the coding sequence GTGCGTACCGTCCTCGTGTGCGTCCGAACCCCGCTGGCGGCCCAGACCGTCGCGTCCACCGCGGCCCGGCTCGGCATGACCGGCGTCGTCCGGACAGCGGTCAGCGAGACCGAGGCCATGATCCGACTGGCGGAACGGCCCGCCGAAGTGGTCCTGGCCGACACCGCCGTGACCCGGCCCGACAGCGTCGGTTTCACCCGACGTGTGCTCGCCCGTGCCCCCCAGGCGCAGGTGGTGCTCTTCGGAGCGGAAGACCCGCGGGTCGCCGCCGCGGCGGTCGCCGCCGGTGCCCGAGGCGTCATCCGTGGCGTCGAACATGACCTGGTCAGCGTCGTAGCCAAGGCGCTGCTCCTACTACTGTTGCCGGTCCGCCCGCAGGGCATGCCGATCAACGGCGCCAACGCTCAGCCGGCCACCGTGGCCGGCGGTGTGCGCAACAACAACTCCCCGGCGGCCCGGGGGCAGTATCAGCAGGGCGGCATCGGCGTGCACAACGCGGCTGCGGTCCCGGCCATGCTCGGGCCCAATGCACCGATGGTCCCGGCCCAGCGTGGCGACGCACCCATCGACCCGGCGACCGGCCGGCCGATGGTGGCCTGGCCGGGCAACGAGGCGGGCGTCGGCATGACCGACGCGCAGCCGGCCGGGCGGCGGCTGACGCTTACCGAGCGTGAGCTTCAGGTGCTGCGCGGGATGGCGGACGGTAAGAGCAACGCCGAAATCGGCCGCGAACTCTTCGTCTCCGAGGACACCGTCAAAACCCACGCACGGCGTCTCTTCCGCAAACTCGGCGCCCGAGACCGGGCACACGCGGTTGCGGCAGGTTTCCGGGCAGGGCTTGTCGCATAA